A region of Tachyglossus aculeatus isolate mTacAcu1 chromosome X4, mTacAcu1.pri, whole genome shotgun sequence DNA encodes the following proteins:
- the LOC119948212 gene encoding uncharacterized protein LOC119948212: MDDKWSRMTAQRLGEAPGGTDSPRAQELQLLQAHRLAFYGRAGKTWDGFGGSPHKPRLGESKGDAWSSDANVPKSPLCQGTSHPQPTGPATSGNRYLGQGSPPRGWRGTGPGSWSPDPGARTHGDRSSRPSELDLGLLADVSIPETQKLRHVLGWAQKFLASQGLTLSLLGKSEEAADGARRALGPAAREHSTDMEKFHLLDFFSKGPPEIEGLSSHPPGDKPKMENGEERERRDLEFVCFNQAEFIEHVRADLGETFFLNEDNAGMRSERPPGVPGKRENTSLHEATKASPRDGYFWAPLTDNSEDEYTVAVKEGGAFREGVHSKNPKQLLGDDHPSWRKNAGNSSSTKVKGQNSSPWKTDTPAKCHTKERHGLKHGGFTYRLMGDTVRDEKNSQEPIERPSTNPSAFTPEESDCPASNFVLLKSNGNEEKGQQPQCEEGIGKISGSQEEILLSISNFAERNAHQEMGQRGSTDDLAFHVGSAFPNLVGCRLSHDIRFSPWHQAGSEETMGPPNLDSGERASESHPQAISRNLSSLNISQSGSEESSLLRQGEVGHRKICWNDVPLVRSEGEASVLETYFFYLNQLNQIRGLGAKDRTLLLHSKGTGFSEEMSLISHPDGIGEVAGIHGGGGCSEWSLSCGREDIQVGERQRAKKGWDSLGGRTEEDSNTPKPSGEPVGKSKPSRKYLISKELIYISSTQHAFWQKKKLC, encoded by the coding sequence ATGGATGACAAATGGAGCAGAATGACTGCTCAGCGCCTTGGCGAGGCTCCAGGGGGGACAGATTCACCTCGTGCCCAGGAACTCCAGCTCCTCCAAGCCCATCGTTTAGCTTTCTATGGGCGGGCTGGGAAAACATGGGATGGATTTGGAGGCAGCCCCCACAAACCGAGGCTGGGAGAGTCCAAAGGAGACGCTTGGTCTAGTGATGCCAATGTCCCCAAGAGTCCACTTTGCCAGGGCACAAGCCATCCTCAGCCAACTGGCCCAGCCACGAGTGGAAACAGGTACCTGGGTCAGGGATCTCCCCCGAGGGGTTGGAGAGGGACTGGACCAGGTAGCTGGAGTCCAGACCCAGGAGCCCGGACACATGGGGACAGAAGCAGCCGCCCCTCTGAATTGGATCTCGGCCTGCTGGCAGATGTGTCCATCCCAGAAACCCAGAAGCTGAGGCACGTTTTGGGTTGGGCGCAGAAGTTCCTCGCTTCCCAAGGGTTGACTTTATCGTTGTTGGGGAAAAGCGAGGAAGCCGCAGATGGGGCTAGAAGGGCGCTTGGACCAGCTGCTCGAGAGCACTCGACTGATATGGAAAAGTTTCATCTTCTGGACTTTTTCAGCAAGGGCCCTCCTGAGATTGAGGGTCTGTCCAGCCATCCACCTGGTGACAAACCCaagatggaaaatggggaagagagagaaagaagggatctTGAGTTTGTTTGTTTCAATCAAGCCGAGTTTATTGAGCATGTCCGGGCTGACCTGGGAGAAACCTTTTTTCTGAATGAAGACAATGCAGGTATGAGATCTGAGAGGCCGCCTGGGGTTCCCGGCAAAAGAGAGAACACTAGTTTACATGAAGCCACAAAGGCATCTCCCAGGGATGGTTACTTCTGGGCTCCACTTACCGATAACTCTGAGGACGAATATACAGTGGCAGTTAAGGAAGGTGGCGCATTTAGGGAGGGTGTCCACAGCAAAAACCCCAAACAGCTTTTGGGAGATGACCACCCATCATGGAGAAAGAATGCAGGAAACTCGAGTTCCACCAAGGTAAAGGGCCAAAATTCCTCTCCCTGGAAGACTGATACTCCTGCAAAGTGTCACACCAAGGAAAGGCATGGCTTAAAGCACGGAGGTTTCACATACCGGTTAATGGGAGATACGGTCAGAGATGAGAAAAATTCTCAAGAGCCCATTGAGAGACCATCTACCAACCCCTCTGCCTTCACCCCCGAAGAATCGGATTGTCCGGCATCAAATTTTGTGCTGCTGAAGAGCAATGGCAACGAGGAGAAGGGTCAGCAGCCTCAGTGTGAGGAAGGGATAGGCAAGATTTCTGGAAGCCAGGAAGAAATACTGTTGAGCATTTCTAATTTTGCTGAAAGAAATGCCCACCAGGAAATGGGTCAAAGAGGGTCCACGGATGATTTGGCCTTTCACGTGGGGAGCGCCTTTCCGAATTTGGTAGGGTGCCGTCTGAGCCATGATATCCGGTTTAGCCCCTGGCACCAGGCAGGGTCAGAAGAGACCATGGGGCCACCCAACCTAGATTCTGGAGAGAGGGCTAGTGAGAGCCACCCCCAGGCTATATCCAGGAATCTCTCCTCCCTAAACATTTCTCAGAGTGGGTCAGAGGAATCCTCCCTTCTCCGGCAAGGAGAGGTGGGCCACCGGAAGATCTGTTGGAATGATGTTCCGCTGGTAAGATCAGAGGGAGAAGCTAGCGTGTTGGAGACATACTTTTTTTATTTGAACCAGTTGAACCAGATCAGGGGTCTTGGTGCCAAAGACAGAACCCTATTGCTCCACTCCAAAGGGACGGGATTTTCTGAAGAGATGTCTCTCATCAGCCACCCTGACGGAATAGGCGAGGTGGCGGGCATCCACGGTGGTGGTGGGTGTAGTGAATGGAGCCTTAGCTGTGGCCGAGAGGACATTCaagtgggagaaagacagagagctaAAAAGGGATGGGACTCTCTTGGAGGGAGAACGGAAGAAGACAGCAACACTCCAAAGCCCTCGGGCGAGCCTGTGGGGAAGTCAAAACCCTCGAGGAAATATCTTATCAGTAAGGAATTGATTTATATTTCTTCAACCCAACATGCATTTTGGCAAAAGAAAAAGCTCTGCTAA